Proteins encoded within one genomic window of Hahella chejuensis KCTC 2396:
- a CDS encoding DUF4124 domain-containing protein: MRKLAVVFLLLSGMAEAGIYKCTDASGNMTFSDRPCPGQKQEQIKKDAASVDTDDEGSASGEALGSDFCSKSISNGKDWLSSMRDVARKNLNSGHMTQAQYDQGMPELKRIEGKLTQRECSQAQGKQRQFFECLNDASNHIAQCMSTYRPY; this comes from the coding sequence ATGCGGAAGTTGGCGGTGGTTTTCTTGTTATTGTCAGGGATGGCTGAAGCGGGTATTTACAAGTGTACGGATGCGTCGGGCAATATGACGTTTTCGGATCGTCCCTGTCCCGGCCAAAAACAGGAGCAGATCAAAAAGGATGCGGCGTCCGTCGATACGGACGATGAAGGTTCGGCGTCAGGGGAAGCGCTGGGATCGGACTTCTGTTCTAAATCCATCAGCAATGGCAAGGACTGGCTGTCGAGCATGCGAGACGTCGCCAGGAAAAACCTGAACTCCGGTCACATGACGCAGGCGCAATACGATCAGGGCATGCCTGAGCTGAAGCGCATTGAAGGCAAGCTAACCCAGCGCGAGTGTTCGCAGGCGCAAGGCAAACAACGTCAGTTCTTCGAGTGTCTCAATGACGCGTCCAATCACATCGCCCAGTGCATGAGCACGTATCGGCCCTATTAA
- a CDS encoding Zn-ribbon-containing protein, with translation MILHKVTFGSLVNDDKDEALELAFSFLSTLAHNGQVNVDDYVCAVQQGIVCAYVNALGPSATELSFFNRYGLSSLEGLKGYFGGEPVWEMLEDNAPKKEASWKGAPFLYLHTLDNGGESPLYRGDNGENITLYTVPCDADERERAYFWQRDYRQCDSIWMRSAVLESETYKELADANSALTLAGKEVCRIIEAATGVPAYYFLFRYWGRRKNEEKRWCPGCGGDWRTGHSTERGGDLWLFPYQCEPCRLVASHALADDDERRASIGEWKGDK, from the coding sequence TTGATTCTACATAAAGTAACCTTCGGTTCGCTGGTTAATGATGATAAAGATGAGGCGCTGGAGCTGGCGTTCAGCTTTCTTTCTACGCTTGCGCATAATGGGCAGGTGAATGTAGACGATTATGTTTGTGCAGTTCAGCAAGGCATTGTATGCGCATATGTTAATGCGCTTGGACCCAGCGCCACGGAGCTGAGTTTTTTTAACCGTTATGGTTTGAGTTCATTGGAAGGGCTTAAAGGGTATTTCGGTGGTGAGCCGGTTTGGGAAATGTTGGAGGATAACGCGCCAAAGAAGGAAGCCTCATGGAAAGGCGCGCCATTCCTGTACCTGCATACGCTCGACAATGGCGGTGAGTCGCCGTTATATCGGGGCGACAATGGAGAAAATATCACCCTGTATACCGTTCCTTGTGACGCGGATGAGCGTGAGCGGGCCTATTTCTGGCAACGGGATTATCGTCAGTGCGATTCTATTTGGATGAGGTCCGCCGTGCTTGAGTCAGAAACCTACAAGGAACTTGCCGACGCCAATAGCGCGCTGACTTTAGCTGGGAAAGAGGTGTGCCGGATCATTGAAGCCGCCACTGGCGTACCTGCATACTACTTTCTCTTCCGGTATTGGGGCCGACGCAAAAATGAGGAAAAACGTTGGTGTCCAGGGTGCGGTGGAGATTGGCGGACAGGTCATTCTACTGAGAGGGGCGGCGACCTCTGGTTATTCCCCTATCAATGCGAACCCTGCAGGCTGGTCGCCAGCCATGCATTAGCGGACGATGATGAGCGGCGCGCTTCCATTGGTGAGTGGAAAGGCGATAAGTAG
- a CDS encoding 2OG-Fe(II) oxygenase: MKKIEYGAGVFAIQGFLTAHECDAYISDSEAMGYDEAEIQTARGSQMYKDIRNNDRVIFDDAVMANNIFNRIEAMLPQELDGWELVGLNERLRFYRYEPGQYFKWHRDGSYARSEKEASLLSFLIFLNEDYEGGEIAFRWDKIKPERGSVVVFPHAMMHQGTTVESGVKYVLRTDVMYREIA; encoded by the coding sequence ATGAAAAAAATCGAATACGGCGCAGGTGTTTTCGCCATTCAAGGGTTTCTAACGGCGCATGAGTGCGACGCCTATATTTCCGACAGTGAAGCAATGGGATACGACGAAGCGGAGATTCAAACCGCACGTGGATCGCAGATGTACAAAGATATCCGCAATAATGATCGCGTGATTTTTGATGACGCCGTCATGGCGAATAATATCTTCAATCGAATTGAAGCCATGCTGCCGCAGGAGTTGGACGGCTGGGAACTGGTCGGCTTAAATGAACGCTTACGTTTCTACCGCTATGAACCCGGCCAGTACTTCAAATGGCATCGCGACGGCTCATACGCCCGCAGCGAAAAAGAAGCGAGTCTGCTGTCATTCCTGATCTTTCTGAACGAAGATTACGAAGGCGGAGAAATCGCCTTCCGCTGGGACAAAATCAAACCCGAAAGAGGCTCCGTGGTAGTGTTTCCCCACGCCATGATGCATCAAGGGACAACGGTCGAAAGCGGCGTTAAATATGTGCTGCGCACGGATGTGATGTATCGGGAAATAGCGTAG
- a CDS encoding glutathione S-transferase family protein encodes MASDSKIVLFHCPQSRSTGSMVLLEELEAAYEVKLINIRNGENRRDEYLQVNPLGKVPALQHGDALITEQVAIFLYLADLFPQAGLAPALNDPLRGPYLRWMVYYASCFEPAVVDKAMQREPAPRDTSPYADYDLMLSGIVERIASGPYILGEKFSAADVLWGMAFHWCTQFGLVARTEVIDAYIKRVTSRRSFSEVLARDVEMAADLQAKTETSAD; translated from the coding sequence ATGGCTTCTGATTCGAAAATTGTGTTGTTTCACTGCCCCCAATCCCGCTCCACTGGCTCCATGGTTTTGTTGGAGGAACTGGAAGCAGCTTATGAAGTGAAACTGATCAACATCCGTAATGGCGAAAACCGCCGGGATGAGTATTTGCAGGTGAATCCCTTGGGCAAAGTCCCTGCACTGCAGCATGGCGATGCGTTGATCACGGAGCAGGTGGCGATCTTTCTTTATCTTGCTGACTTGTTTCCACAAGCGGGCCTGGCTCCAGCGTTGAATGATCCTTTGCGCGGACCTTATCTGCGTTGGATGGTGTATTACGCCAGTTGTTTTGAGCCGGCGGTGGTGGACAAGGCCATGCAAAGAGAGCCCGCGCCGCGGGATACCAGCCCTTATGCGGATTATGACCTCATGCTAAGCGGCATCGTGGAGCGCATCGCCAGCGGCCCCTACATTCTGGGCGAAAAGTTCTCCGCGGCGGACGTATTGTGGGGAATGGCTTTTCATTGGTGTACTCAGTTTGGTTTGGTTGCGCGCACGGAGGTGATCGACGCCTATATCAAACGCGTCACCAGTCGCCGCAGTTTCAGCGAAGTGCTGGCCAGAGACGTTGAGATGGCCGCCGACCTACAGGCGAAAACGGAAACTTCGGCAGACTGA
- a CDS encoding helix-turn-helix transcriptional regulator: MRASRLLTILMTLQARGQTTAPMLAKECGVSLRTVYRDIETLSALGIPVYSERGAEGGYRLLDGYRTRLNGLSSQEAEALFLTGLAGPANDMGLGAAVSAAQTKLLAALPQELRSGAERMQSRFHLDAPAWFSEAEHPDHLRDITQAVWEQRTIEMRYQSWKGEKQRRAEPWGVVLKSGSWYLVAQVDGDLRTYRISRILELTVSETRFERPSDFGLAEYWRANTLRLEEELHTYVAEVRLTEKGVWMMDALNSPYVRAATIIDPTPDAQGWRKATLPVGTLRQACVELLRFGAELEVLGPPELREKMASIAEEMAQLYAQSK; encoded by the coding sequence ATGCGAGCCAGCCGTCTCCTGACCATCCTCATGACCCTCCAGGCCCGCGGCCAAACCACCGCGCCTATGCTGGCGAAAGAGTGCGGCGTGTCTCTGCGCACGGTTTATCGCGACATAGAAACTCTGAGCGCACTGGGCATCCCGGTTTATAGCGAGCGTGGCGCAGAAGGCGGATACCGGCTTCTTGACGGCTACCGCACCCGGCTCAACGGACTGTCCTCACAGGAAGCGGAAGCCCTGTTCCTGACCGGTTTAGCCGGCCCCGCCAACGATATGGGTCTGGGCGCCGCCGTCTCCGCCGCACAGACGAAACTGTTGGCGGCCCTGCCCCAGGAACTGCGTTCCGGCGCGGAACGCATGCAATCCCGGTTTCATCTGGACGCCCCCGCCTGGTTCTCAGAAGCGGAACACCCGGATCATTTACGGGACATTACACAAGCCGTCTGGGAACAGCGCACAATCGAGATGCGCTATCAAAGCTGGAAAGGCGAGAAGCAGCGACGCGCCGAGCCGTGGGGCGTGGTATTGAAAAGCGGCTCCTGGTATCTGGTGGCGCAAGTTGATGGCGATCTCCGCACCTATCGCATCTCCCGTATTTTGGAGCTGACCGTCTCGGAAACCCGCTTTGAACGTCCGTCGGATTTCGGCCTGGCGGAATACTGGCGAGCCAATACTCTCCGTCTGGAGGAAGAGTTACACACCTATGTCGCCGAAGTGCGCCTGACCGAAAAAGGCGTCTGGATGATGGACGCGCTCAATTCGCCGTATGTGCGCGCCGCCACCATCATTGATCCAACCCCGGACGCTCAGGGTTGGCGCAAAGCCACACTGCCCGTCGGGACTCTGCGTCAGGCCTGCGTGGAGCTATTGCGGTTCGGCGCTGAGCTGGAAGTGCTGGGACCACCGGAATTACGGGAAAAGATGGCGAGTATCGCGGAAGAAATGGCGCAGTTGTATGCGCAATCAAAGTAG
- the ltrA gene encoding group II intron reverse transcriptase/maturase, with amino-acid sequence MKTEAIRMGQGIQGDVGRYPAETEARVEADTGAHSWTNAEPNTLMEQVLERPNLMHAYQRVMSNKGAAGVDQMPVAALKGHLQQHWPTLRERLLAGDYHPQPVRRVSIPKPQGGERILGIPTVQDRLIQQALHQVLSPMLEPIFSDHSYGFRPGRSAHQAVRAMQRHINDGHRWVVDLDLEQFFDRVNHDVLMGLLARRIADRRMLTLIRRYLQAGMLDGGLVSPRREGAPQGGPLSPLLSNVLLTELDRELERRGHRFCRYADDCNIYVRSERAGHRVMTSITHYLKMHLRLKVNAEKSAVDRPWRRSYLGYSVSWRKQVRLRIAPKSLKRYQAKLRQLLRQSRGRPLQTTIARLNPALRGWANYYRLTTSKRPVEGLDGWVRRRLRLLLWRQWKRTYTRARNLMRLGLSEQRAWSSASNGRGPWWNSGASHMNAALPKRMFDRLSLVSLLDTMNRLQRQS; translated from the coding sequence ATGAAGACAGAAGCGATCCGGATGGGTCAGGGTATTCAGGGAGACGTCGGACGGTATCCGGCAGAGACTGAAGCCCGTGTTGAGGCAGACACGGGGGCTCACTCGTGGACGAACGCGGAGCCGAATACGCTGATGGAACAGGTGCTTGAGCGCCCGAACCTGATGCATGCGTATCAGCGGGTGATGTCCAACAAGGGCGCCGCCGGTGTCGATCAGATGCCGGTGGCGGCCCTGAAAGGCCACCTGCAACAGCATTGGCCAACGCTGCGAGAGCGGCTGTTGGCCGGAGACTACCATCCTCAACCAGTACGCCGGGTCAGTATCCCCAAACCGCAAGGCGGAGAACGGATACTGGGCATCCCAACGGTACAGGATCGCCTGATCCAACAAGCCCTGCACCAAGTGCTGAGCCCGATGCTGGAGCCGATCTTCTCGGACCACAGTTACGGGTTCCGCCCCGGGCGAAGCGCCCATCAGGCGGTTAGGGCGATGCAACGGCACATCAACGACGGTCACCGCTGGGTGGTCGATCTGGATCTGGAGCAGTTCTTTGACCGGGTCAACCACGATGTGCTGATGGGCCTGCTGGCCCGCCGCATCGCCGACCGACGGATGCTCACCCTGATCCGCCGATACCTGCAAGCCGGTATGCTGGACGGTGGGCTGGTCAGCCCAAGGCGGGAAGGCGCGCCGCAAGGCGGCCCCCTGTCACCTCTGCTCTCTAATGTGCTCCTGACCGAACTGGACCGGGAGCTGGAGCGCCGGGGCCACCGGTTCTGCCGCTACGCGGACGACTGCAATATCTACGTCCGAAGCGAGCGGGCCGGTCACCGGGTCATGACTAGCATTACCCATTACCTGAAAATGCACCTTCGCCTGAAAGTGAACGCGGAGAAAAGTGCTGTGGATCGACCATGGCGCCGGAGCTATCTGGGTTACAGCGTGAGCTGGCGCAAGCAGGTACGGCTGAGGATCGCGCCGAAGAGCCTGAAGCGCTACCAGGCCAAACTGCGTCAGTTGCTCAGACAATCACGAGGGCGACCGCTGCAGACCACCATTGCGCGACTGAATCCGGCACTCCGGGGCTGGGCGAACTACTATCGCCTGACGACCTCGAAGCGCCCAGTGGAAGGACTCGATGGCTGGGTGCGACGGCGGTTGCGCCTGTTGCTCTGGCGACAGTGGAAACGGACTTACACCCGAGCCCGTAATCTAATGCGACTAGGACTGTCCGAGCAGAGGGCTTGGAGTAGCGCAAGCAATGGTCGGGGACCTTGGTGGAATAGTGGCGCGTCCCATATGAACGCGGCGCTTCCCAAGAGGATGTTCGACCGCCTGTCTCTGGTAAGCTTGCTGGATACGATGAACCGGCTTCAGCGCCAATCATGA
- a CDS encoding lipin/Ned1/Smp2 family protein has product MHKLSFLAGGLLAASLSLTANAEYCPDYDSVLHAPGLQKPAQKSFHHWGNRLLASLNKPFHMVHDQIVKAGDSATMVGKFDYSALFHKDLEDEDIHVYVYGTGMSGWEYLGEHRTNSDGKIYVNINKPEGDYVVRMVVEGDHTEASGYLTVVQPGRKTVLFDIDGTLTLNDFEAIGDYLGTDTAEMHNYAAEVVWDYVEKGYQVVYLTGRQYWMAKTTRNWFNTKGLFQWHLRTDSNAENPASPQTQAYKTAYIRHLLNDVQLDIVRAYGNAATDIAAYADAGLSKSETYIIGPEAGKEGTQTVDGDYAYHYSTVVTETPAAGCEWR; this is encoded by the coding sequence ATGCATAAACTCTCTTTTCTGGCTGGCGGGTTGCTCGCCGCCTCACTCAGTCTGACCGCTAACGCTGAATATTGCCCTGACTATGACAGCGTGCTGCATGCTCCAGGTCTGCAGAAGCCGGCGCAGAAGTCGTTTCACCATTGGGGTAACCGTCTGCTTGCTTCTTTGAATAAGCCGTTCCATATGGTCCACGACCAGATCGTCAAAGCCGGCGACTCCGCCACCATGGTGGGGAAGTTCGACTACTCCGCCCTGTTCCACAAAGACCTGGAAGATGAAGACATACATGTCTACGTCTACGGAACCGGTATGTCCGGTTGGGAGTATCTGGGAGAACATCGCACCAATAGCGACGGCAAGATTTATGTCAACATCAACAAGCCGGAGGGCGACTACGTGGTGCGCATGGTGGTGGAAGGCGATCACACGGAAGCGTCTGGTTACCTGACCGTGGTGCAGCCCGGCCGTAAAACAGTCTTGTTTGATATCGACGGCACTCTCACCCTGAATGACTTCGAAGCCATTGGCGACTACCTGGGCACGGACACTGCGGAAATGCACAACTACGCGGCCGAAGTGGTGTGGGACTACGTGGAGAAGGGCTATCAGGTGGTGTATCTCACCGGCCGCCAGTACTGGATGGCGAAAACCACCCGCAACTGGTTCAACACCAAAGGCCTGTTCCAATGGCACCTGCGCACGGACAGCAACGCGGAAAACCCCGCCAGCCCACAGACTCAAGCGTATAAGACCGCCTATATTCGTCACCTGCTGAACGACGTGCAATTGGATATCGTACGCGCCTACGGCAACGCCGCCACCGATATCGCGGCCTACGCCGACGCCGGTTTGTCAAAGTCCGAGACTTACATCATCGGGCCGGAAGCCGGTAAGGAAGGGACACAGACGGTTGACGGCGATTACGCCTATCATTACTCCACTGTAGTGACGGAAACCCCCGCCGCAGGCTGCGAATGGCGATAG
- a CDS encoding DJ-1/PfpI family protein: MYLRSTTLLLAALTLFASLFSSASSVEIPQITVQTPPVTGEYKGKIGVLVEEHFDETELVAFQQYFPVHGYEVVFMSYLWGQPELTFNGNDHQRQVVVKTDITQVDLSQYAGVILIGGYAMDRLRYETELSDDGVSRAPALAFLRQVIATDRIKIGAICHSLWLFTADPSLLQGRKVTAAHNIAADVRNAGGVLQVENNQAVDTFVDGHLITGKHPAVVDVFMETFLRELDKS, encoded by the coding sequence ATGTATTTAAGATCGACGACCTTACTGCTGGCGGCGCTGACGCTGTTCGCCTCGCTTTTCTCTTCCGCTTCCTCTGTAGAAATCCCGCAAATCACGGTGCAGACGCCGCCGGTGACGGGTGAGTACAAAGGCAAAATCGGCGTGTTGGTGGAGGAGCATTTCGATGAAACCGAGTTGGTGGCGTTTCAGCAATATTTCCCCGTCCACGGTTATGAAGTGGTGTTCATGTCCTATTTGTGGGGCCAGCCTGAACTGACCTTCAACGGCAATGACCATCAACGCCAAGTGGTGGTGAAGACCGATATCACCCAGGTGGATCTGTCGCAATACGCTGGCGTCATTCTCATCGGCGGCTACGCCATGGATCGTCTGCGCTATGAAACCGAGTTAAGCGACGATGGCGTCTCCCGCGCCCCGGCGCTGGCGTTTTTGCGTCAAGTCATCGCTACCGATCGCATTAAAATCGGCGCCATTTGCCACTCGCTCTGGCTGTTCACCGCGGACCCGTCGTTGCTGCAGGGGCGTAAAGTCACCGCCGCCCACAATATCGCCGCCGACGTGCGCAACGCAGGAGGAGTTTTGCAGGTGGAGAATAATCAGGCCGTGGACACCTTCGTGGACGGCCATTTGATTACCGGCAAGCACCCGGCGGTAGTGGACGTTTTTATGGAAACGTTTTTACGGGAACTGGATAAGTCCTGA
- a CDS encoding AGE family epimerase/isomerase, giving the protein MFKKKILACVVTASLSTLVSISSPVAAANEPQAAKAAAPSAFMAERTGFTFSDLVAGYVTGYDRAHKTFAMKTRNGHELSVKIGDNAYAEFVRNLGEEFKNATDKLDVMLTQGRYVYAYGVFYPHDGQYALEATHLVFPTSQDNQYVFEQSDWWSRQISELADFYLQAEFGDGPIDYTLYRTNLSLEGDKLGDGIQEAATLSRLIYGFATAYMMTGEDRYWEAASKGSAYLRANFQVNEGEQFYWLHALDVNGKNGVEAFAGSRFSDDYNAIPCYEQIYDLAGLVQTYRITGDSAILQDVEKTLSLFENRYRDKSAQGGYFSHIDPVTFSPHAESLGDNRSKKNWNSVGDHAPAYLINLWLATGKVEYADFLEDTFDTIAARFPSNGESPFVNERFFADWSVDAGYKWQQDRAVIGHDLKIAWNLMRMNNLRPKASYSELAQTLGDAMPKYGADLQRGGWYDVVERKLGDGQSQHRFAFHDRKAWWQQEQGILAYQILAGVTGNPDYLQLARESSAFYNAWFLDRTDGGVYFNVLAGGQPYVEGMERSKGSHSMAGYHAFELAYLSAVYNKLLILKQPMDLYFKPQANGFTGNLLRVEPDILPKGSVKIDKVWVNGELYQDFDPANLTVTLPRERQEMNVKVRLTPA; this is encoded by the coding sequence ATGTTTAAGAAGAAGATACTGGCCTGCGTTGTTACTGCTTCACTCTCTACATTAGTCTCCATTTCCAGTCCGGTCGCGGCGGCGAATGAGCCGCAGGCTGCAAAGGCAGCAGCCCCGTCTGCGTTTATGGCGGAACGTACTGGATTCACCTTTTCCGATCTGGTCGCCGGTTACGTGACCGGATATGACCGCGCTCATAAGACCTTCGCCATGAAAACCCGCAATGGCCACGAGCTGTCCGTCAAAATCGGCGACAACGCGTATGCGGAATTCGTGCGTAATCTGGGTGAAGAGTTCAAGAACGCCACCGATAAGTTGGACGTCATGCTGACCCAGGGGCGCTATGTTTACGCCTATGGCGTGTTCTATCCCCATGACGGCCAATACGCGCTGGAGGCGACCCATCTGGTTTTTCCCACAAGTCAGGATAACCAATACGTCTTTGAGCAAAGCGACTGGTGGAGCCGTCAAATCAGTGAGTTGGCGGACTTCTATCTACAGGCGGAGTTCGGCGACGGTCCGATCGATTACACACTTTATCGCACCAACCTGTCTCTGGAAGGGGATAAGCTGGGGGACGGCATTCAGGAAGCCGCTACTTTATCCCGCCTGATATACGGCTTCGCCACCGCCTATATGATGACGGGAGAGGATCGTTACTGGGAGGCGGCGAGCAAGGGCTCGGCCTATCTGCGCGCCAACTTTCAGGTAAACGAGGGCGAGCAGTTCTATTGGCTGCACGCCTTGGACGTCAATGGCAAAAACGGCGTTGAGGCCTTCGCGGGCTCGCGTTTCTCCGACGATTACAACGCCATCCCCTGTTACGAGCAGATCTATGACCTGGCGGGACTGGTGCAGACCTATCGCATTACTGGCGACAGCGCCATTCTGCAGGATGTGGAGAAAACCCTGTCTTTATTTGAAAACCGCTATCGCGACAAGAGCGCCCAGGGCGGCTACTTCTCCCATATCGATCCGGTGACGTTCAGCCCTCATGCGGAGTCTTTGGGCGATAACCGCAGCAAGAAGAACTGGAACTCGGTGGGCGATCACGCGCCGGCGTATCTGATCAACCTGTGGCTGGCCACGGGTAAGGTGGAATACGCGGATTTTCTTGAGGATACCTTCGACACCATCGCCGCCCGCTTCCCGAGTAACGGTGAGAGTCCCTTCGTCAACGAACGCTTCTTCGCGGACTGGTCTGTGGATGCCGGTTACAAGTGGCAGCAGGACCGGGCAGTGATAGGCCATGACCTGAAAATCGCCTGGAATTTGATGCGCATGAACAACCTGCGTCCGAAGGCGTCCTATTCCGAGCTGGCGCAAACCCTGGGCGACGCCATGCCCAAGTACGGCGCGGATTTGCAGCGCGGTGGATGGTACGACGTGGTGGAGCGCAAGCTCGGCGACGGTCAAAGCCAGCATCGTTTCGCTTTCCATGATCGCAAAGCCTGGTGGCAACAGGAGCAGGGCATTCTGGCTTATCAGATTCTGGCGGGCGTGACCGGCAACCCTGATTATCTACAGTTGGCGCGGGAATCTTCCGCTTTCTACAACGCATGGTTCCTGGACCGCACGGACGGCGGCGTCTATTTCAATGTGCTGGCTGGCGGCCAACCTTATGTGGAAGGCATGGAGCGCAGCAAAGGCAGCCATTCCATGGCGGGGTATCACGCCTTTGAATTGGCCTATCTGTCAGCGGTGTACAACAAGCTGCTGATTCTGAAGCAGCCTATGGATCTTTACTTCAAGCCGCAGGCGAACGGCTTTACCGGTAATTTGTTGCGAGTGGAGCCGGACATCCTGCCCAAGGGCAGCGTGAAGATCGACAAAGTGTGGGTGAACGGCGAGCTTTATCAGGATTTCGACCCGGCGAACCTGACGGTGACGCTGCCTCGCGAGCGTCAGGAAATGAACGTCAAAGTCAGACTGACCCCTGCCTGA
- a CDS encoding lactoylglutathione lyase family protein yields the protein MEKRYPRAFSHIGISVPDIARALDFYQKALGWYVIMDVTEVKEEKDTAIGAMCIDVFGEGWGSFKIAHLSTSDSIGVELFEFPQNKTPRHEFNPYQTGVFHFCVQDPDVEGLAQRIVELGGKQRMPIREYFPGEKPYRMVYMEDPFGNIVEIYSHSYELHYSAGAYQNKSA from the coding sequence ATGGAAAAAAGATATCCAAGAGCCTTTTCCCACATCGGGATATCCGTTCCCGACATCGCCAGAGCCCTGGACTTCTACCAAAAAGCGCTGGGCTGGTACGTCATCATGGACGTCACTGAGGTGAAGGAAGAGAAGGACACCGCTATTGGCGCCATGTGCATCGACGTATTCGGCGAAGGCTGGGGCTCCTTCAAAATCGCCCACCTGTCCACCAGCGACAGCATTGGCGTAGAGCTGTTCGAATTCCCGCAAAACAAAACGCCCCGGCACGAGTTCAACCCCTACCAGACCGGCGTGTTCCATTTCTGCGTACAGGACCCGGATGTGGAAGGGCTGGCTCAGCGCATTGTCGAACTGGGCGGCAAGCAAAGAATGCCGATCCGGGAATATTTTCCGGGTGAAAAGCCATACCGAATGGTCTACATGGAAGACCCGTTCGGCAACATCGTGGAAATTTATTCGCACTCCTACGAGCTGCACTACAGCGCGGGAGCCTATCAGAATAAATCCGCGTAA
- a CDS encoding winged helix-turn-helix transcriptional regulator, which translates to MKKVSLGGCDRANPVLPFGFWLPRKLVEGRMYTWNDKPYRCPVEVAFAAVGGKWKCLILWHLHLDKMRFKELERVVPGVSQKMLTQQLKEMERDGLIVKTVFPEVPPKVEYELTERGHSIFPILEQMHGWAIAQFDLKKSAEDE; encoded by the coding sequence ATGAAAAAGGTTTCTTTGGGAGGATGTGATCGCGCCAACCCTGTATTACCATTCGGATTTTGGTTACCGAGAAAGCTCGTTGAGGGACGCATGTATACCTGGAATGACAAACCCTATCGTTGCCCGGTGGAGGTCGCTTTTGCGGCGGTGGGCGGCAAATGGAAGTGCTTGATACTGTGGCATCTGCATTTGGACAAAATGCGGTTTAAGGAGCTGGAGCGGGTCGTGCCGGGAGTGAGTCAGAAAATGCTGACGCAACAGCTCAAGGAAATGGAGCGTGACGGGCTCATCGTGAAGACGGTTTTCCCGGAAGTTCCCCCCAAAGTGGAGTACGAATTGACGGAGCGCGGGCATAGCATTTTTCCCATTCTGGAACAGATGCATGGATGGGCCATCGCGCAATTCGACCTGAAAAAATCAGCGGAAGATGAGTAG
- a CDS encoding MerR family transcriptional regulator — MRGLQLKVSEMAKRSGVTADTVRFYTKQGLLQPTRDPDNGYQLYDRDDLQKLIFAKKARQLGFSVKEINQIMAQAEDHHSPCPMVRRLFEEKFAEVERQIAELTQLKTRMQEAMSAWEHMPDGDPNGHTICRLIEHWEQETDAQR, encoded by the coding sequence ATGAGGGGTTTGCAACTGAAAGTCAGCGAGATGGCGAAACGCAGCGGCGTGACCGCGGACACCGTGCGTTTTTACACCAAACAGGGGCTGTTGCAGCCGACTCGCGATCCGGACAACGGCTACCAGCTGTATGACCGGGACGACCTGCAGAAGCTGATCTTCGCCAAAAAGGCCCGGCAATTGGGATTCAGCGTAAAAGAAATCAATCAGATCATGGCGCAGGCGGAGGATCATCATTCTCCCTGCCCCATGGTGCGGCGCCTGTTTGAAGAGAAATTCGCCGAAGTGGAACGCCAAATCGCCGAACTCACTCAGCTCAAAACCCGCATGCAGGAAGCCATGAGCGCCTGGGAGCACATGCCTGACGGCGACCCCAACGGCCATACCATCTGCCGTCTGATCGAACATTGGGAACAGGAAACCGACGCGCAACGCTAG